A stretch of DNA from Methylogaea oryzae:
GTTATGCGGAGAGCATGACGCGGGGGAGGGCGCTGCGGGGCTACGGCCCGCTCAGCGTTCGCCAGCGCTTGCGCCAGGCCGGCATAGACGATGCCGCCGCCCTGACGGAAGCGGACATCGATTGGCGAGCCGCCCTGGCGGCAGCCTATAAAAAGAAATACGGCGACACCACTCCCGACAGCCGCGAGGAATACGCGCGGCGCGGACGCTTTTTGCAGGGCCGTGGGTTTGCCGTGGAGCAAATCCGGGATTTTCTCGACCGATTGAAGAAGCACAAGAACGAAGGCTAGCACAGCGATATGGCGACCATGAGCAGCGCGGAATTGCGCAACCTATTTTTGGAGTATTTCCGCGAGCGCGGCCACGAACTGGTGGCGTCCAGCCAGCTCGTGCCGGGCAACGA
This window harbors:
- a CDS encoding regulatory protein RecX; translated protein: MTDDEAKEARQYCLRLLARREYSAAELRAKLAGRGCGQEAAEAALEALRRDGWQSDSRYAESMTRGRALRGYGPLSVRQRLRQAGIDDAAALTEADIDWRAALAAAYKKKYGDTTPDSREEYARRGRFLQGRGFAVEQIRDFLDRLKKHKNEG